Genomic DNA from Nicotiana tabacum cultivar K326 chromosome 21, ASM71507v2, whole genome shotgun sequence:
ATGATCAATAATcatcattttaaattttttttactttttcttaacttttgttttgtaactcAAATACACTTATAATATAAgtatttatgtatttttcttaaaatttatatttactcAGACGAGGGTACACGCGCAAAACGCGTACTCTAAGACTagtatactatattaaaagcaagaaagtccttagcgaaatgtcgttcgccttttttaccctttaaaaataaattttacattgaataaaattataaattaagttatttttctaatatttaggagttatactacaatttaatttattaaatcatttcttatttgaattatgtatgaagtcctaatatttaggatttagtaaaaatacaataagaaaaggaaaacacGTAAAAGATTTCCAACAAAGTAAACAATCTGATACACAGCATATTGTCTTCGATGAAAAATATAGCTCCCGACAATAACGGAGTTACTTTGAAGTCAAGTACAAATTATTTGACTTCTAAATTTATAGGATTTTTCTAGcatttaataataatacaaataaaaatagataatagATAATACACATCCATATAATACTTGAACTCCCTTCatattcaaataagaaaaaatccTCATTGAATTTTagtataatatttaaatattacACTCAACTATTAGAACAAATAATTATGTATTTTCTCTTCATCGATTTTATGTGTGATATTTTCAAATTACACTCCATAGTTAGAAAACAATAACTAAGGAAATATTTACAAATTTAGAATTAGACAAAATTGAAGGATTATAATCTTGGGATAAAATGTGGAAATATTCAATTTCATGTTtggttaattttttttgtttttttttggtataAGAAATTGCTAGAATAGTCATACCTCAATCTTAATTAGCTACTATTCTTATTCTGCATTCAATGTGGGATAATATTTGAGAATTAGCTATCCcaggtaaaataattaaattaccaAAATATCCTTCTCCAAAACGCTAATTCCAAAATCTTTTAAGAAGACCtaggttaaaattaaaaataaaattttatccaAGTTTATGTATGAAAAAATCAaacatatattttatattatactCCATAATTTTGAATTCAATGAATCAAATATTTATCAATTGAAAGTATATCTAATAAATATTTTTGCTACTATTTAATTTTTCGTATTATAATTTTTGCATTATAATCCCAATATAACTTTTTGCAAATTAAAAGACCtgttagggtacataaatttatttttttaaaggagaaaattgGCGCTAAAAACAATTAGGCAATAGAAAAAAATTAGTTAAAGTATAATATTTAGAGTCAAATTGGTAAAAGTGTGTACTTGAAACAATAAGGATAAGATAGTAGATGATAATATTGTGTATTCAAAATgaatttatcatttattttttatttattctaaCAAATGACAACTCCTTGTGTTTTCTATATATCTCTAATAAGTTATCTATTGTAAAATATCAGCTCATTAGTTATTTTTAGACTTTACACTGTAGTTATCAATTTTTCTTGAGCTATAGAAACAACCTCTTCATTCCCAAATTCCTTAAGAGATAAATCTTTTAATTCTCAATAGGTTTTATTTGACAAATCCTTACAGAATCTTGATAACAATATATATGCATTACTTGCTTGTTTTTAGTATTAGGTCACATAAATAACAATAAACTTCATAAGATATTCCCAGTCTTTAGAAATAAAGATAAAGCATTTACGAATTTTTATAgagaaagattttttttctttattgagtTAGCTAAGTGGGATCAACATTCAACATTTTCAAGAAAtctactttttattttatatcccAAAGACATTGTGTAAATAttatttatgtgattttttaaaattaaatatttattgataTGAACGCATTTCAAGAGTGATGATGTCTTTAGTTGAACACCATTCGCCGAAaacttatattatatatatagatgaAATATTACTTTTTATACATATATTAATTTGGAACATCCTTAGCAAAATTGCTAGTTTCACCGCCTGGACATCTTTCCCTTTGCCACGAACAACCTAAATCAGCCCAAAGCTATAATCTATCTTGACTTGTTATTTTCTTCTCCCCAGTTACAAATATCCAAAACCAATTCAACAGTTATTTACAAAAAGTTGGTAGCAATTGACAACATTCTTGATACCAACTACTTAGTAGAATAAATATGTGCCTATTGACAAAATATTGTATTCCAATTGATACAAAATATGAGGAGAAAAAACCCATGAAAAATGTTCACTATCATCTAATTGTATAATCTGTCATATTTGACAACAAAATCTTGTGGTAAGTTAAGTTTGTAATTTCTTCTCACTTATCATTTCCACAGCAGCAGTATTGACAACAAGCAAAGCAACCTAAACATCCCAATGCACCTAGCAACTGTGATAGTGCAATTGCACACTGATGATTCATCTTTGAACATGTCCTAATACAGCAACCACAACAGCAGCATATACCACACAATTTTCCGCAACAATTAGATGTTGCTTTCGCGATAATTTCTGCTGCTTCGTCCTCTGTCTCGATTGCTCCAGGAGGAATATTCTCAATCGTTGCTGTGAGGTTACCAAAACCAATGCCAAGGTAGTGTAGCAGTATCGCCTTCTCTACTATACGCTCCTCTATCTTCTCAGCATCAGAATGAACCTGAAAGACGACGAGTGTAATAATGAAATGAACTATTTTAGCAAATGATAGTTAATTCTGAGTCTTGTATCTATTTACTCCATTACGAGAACACATGTTTCTTGACAAACTCAAACTTGTTTTCTTATTAGTCTGGTGTGAGGTTTCCCTTGTTGGATTTCAATGCCATAAATATTTAAAAGTACCCTTATAATTAAGTTAATACCAGACTATAGTTACTTGACTTTTATGCAGATTGCCAAGAGTACACGAAAGTGAACTTCTAGAGATGGAGATTACTCATTTACTATGTAAACGAATGCccttagccgagggtctattggaaacagcctctctatctcaACAAGGTAGGGGCAaggctgcgtacacactaccctaccTAGACAcactatgtgggattatactaggtttgttgttgttgttgtcgcaTATAAATGAATGAGCTACAATAAATGGACTAAATGAGAAAGTTTAGTCATTTGTGAAacctgaggttaccaaattgtcTACTCAGAATTGTTGATCTAAATATGTCAGAATGTCTTAGTTTACTGAAATTGAAGCACAACAAATTCCATGCATACCTTCCTTTTCGTGGTTGGCTTAATGACTCTTACTCTTTCTGTCGATACCAATGCCATGCGTGCATACTCAGAGACTACTGCATGTTGTGCACTCATTTTTGCTATCTGTCAACAAAGGAGAAGAGCTCAGTAATGTGATAACTACTTTAGAACTAAGTCAAGAATATAAAGGGTGAAATAATAGGATCAGCATAAACGATTCATATATTCAAACATAATAAGCAGGAGTTCAATAACCTTCTGCTCGAGATCCTTATTTTCTGTAAACCAGGCCTGAGCTGTGAGTATATCAACCTGCTGCTTTACCATTATCTGCATTTTCAATATACAAGGACTTAAATCAATATAAAAGATGAGGATCTTAAACCAAGTGCACTAATTTGGAAACTGGAAATCAATAGAGTAATATGTATTTCAGCGGAAAGCCATAAAATGTTCTCATCAGTTCAATCAAGAATCCGGACAGATAAACTGTTCACTTAAAACTTAAGGAACAAACATTCAAGTTTACCTTAATATGGTATCCATGTACTTCTGTACCTGACTCATACTTAAAAGTTTTAACCGACCCTTTGCTGATAGCACTAACACCGGAAATTTTCAGTTGACATAAGAGGAGCCTGTTAAAGGAAAGTGAACCTTTCCTTTTTTGTCTTACCAATAACATAGCAGTAAGATTGAAGATACTAACTATTATTGttataaatatgtatatataggcCATATTGGAAGGGCAATCCGTCCTCTTGATCTGAAGTGCGAAAAGAAGGATCCCCTTTTTCATGACTTCCACTTATCAATTCCCAACCTAAAAATGCGACCATATAACTTTGCACAGACACAGTAAAACGGAGTGCAAGAAAATCTTCAATAGGATGCATATGAAACCAGAGGCGAATGCAGAATTTCAAGCTTTTGGGTTCCTACAACGATCTCAAGTTAATATACATAATAATTGATCTAAGGAAGTGGGTTCCAAGCTaaatattcttttacttttaatgaatttttagtATAAATACAGGGTCTacgcaaaagttactgggttcacgGGAACCCGTAAACCTTGCATTAGATCCGCCCCTTTATGAAACAGTCTCTAACCATCGAATGATTCTATGGTTCACATACATATGAATAGCCATCCGGCCAATAGGGCCAATATGGATACTGGAATCTCGTGGGATCATGCATTTATTGTGATTTCCTTTTTACTCTTGGGACGAAATATGCAGATTCTAAAAGCCACAAAACATGCCATTTCTGTTGATAATGCACCTATAATTGAGTTTGCTTCCTTACCTTGTCAAGAGGTATGTCTTTGGACTCAATCCCTTTTAACTCCACAGAGAAATTTCTCATGTCTGCTAGGATTCCTTTAGCTTTGAGCATCTCAGGGAATACTCCTCGGTATCTGCCGGATAAGACTATTGGTCCTTCAGATGAGAGGTCTGGAATTTGAGAGGGAAATACCTGTCATGAAAAATTAAATATCATTATTAACAATATGCAAATTAGAGCTTCCATTTCATTCTTGAGCTATTTGTAATTACGTCTGTCTTTTGAAACGACAGACAAAACTCGTAATAAGTCATCAAAAACATAATATTCATAAGCGCACCTCGAATTCTTCAAGACCATCAAGGTTCTCAAAGGCAATATTCGCAAGGATGATGGATGATGCCCTGGAGAACAGCCTCTCCAAACGAATTTCGAGTGATTCTGAAAAATCACCAACACGAGAAATAGCATTCAGTTTCGAGTAACAACTGCTATGAATTTGCACAACAAGAGCAGGCAAGCTATTTCTAAGTATCTCTAGCAAAATTGGACCAAACGCGACGCTTCAAAACACCAGCCTTATAAACAATTTTTGGGAGACACTTGGAAACTACATCTACATGATAAAAAAAGCATTTTCCTCATGATTACCCAAAGTAAATTGTGCTATTTTTCAGCTTCCAGATATTGAGGGGCCAGATATGTAAAACTTTTAGACAACAATATAATGACATCCATGTGCTCGCGATAGGAAAATATTAACCTCCATCACAACAATAGAAactctttgtttgattttggaGCATTACTGATACAAATTGGCGGACACTAATTGGAGTTTATGTAGGAATCTACTAGTAAGATCTTGTACTTGATAGTAAATGTGCAATTAATTATGCAGAAATCAAAAGGTAATAACCTTATAGCAAATCAGTTCAATGAAATCAAGACATTCAATCATGTAAAAATAGCATTTGGGCAGCAGTTATCGAAAGAAAAACTTTGCACACATAAAAAAAGAACTCACCAACATCTAAAGCAGCATCATAATGGCCACGGCTCATCATTGCTAGTGTGCGCAGAAAATAGTGGTTGCAGAACAATCCTGAAAATTTTCTCAAATTAGAATCAGATGTTGAAAGAACATATATCTACTGCACTAAGCACAGATTACTTATTGCAGAAAGAGAACTCAGACACAAAGATCCGATAACATAATGTATACCGATGCCAAATGTGTAAAGTCGTGGGCACATTGTTCTGTTTTGTATTAGATGACTCTTCATGAATTCACATATCTGTCTTTCATCTTCAACAGCTCCATCCGTGATCAGGAAAATGATAGGCATGGATTCTCCAGCGTTAGATTTAGACAACATCCCGATAGCCTGATAAAGGAACAAGGCACTGCTGTCAGATTTGTCACAGAAAAGGATAGATATCTATTTTAAGATGTACTTTCTTGATTTAAGACTTTAAGTAAAACTTGGAGATCTCGATCAATTAACTACACCTCAATCCCAAACACAAGGCAGAACACTATTACTTTTCTTTCCACTTTCTTTAAGTAGAAGATTGATAATATCACAGGTTCATCTGCTCCAACTTGAAAATAAGAATAGGAACACTGATAAATGGTAGCATACAACTGAAAAGTCGATGAGAAGGTAAGATAACCTGTTTCAATGGATTCAAGATATTTGTACCGCCACCAGCAATAAAGTTCATGTCAATCCACTGAGTTGCATTGTCAATAGCCTCCTTGCTTGCAACCTCTAGTGATGATGAAAATAGGTACTCTTCACTGTTGAAAGCGATTATATTAAACAAATCTTGGGGATCAAGTTTTGATAATGCTACAGAGAGAGCTTGTTTGGTATCGTCGATTGGTTTTCCTTTCATGCTCCCACTTATATCAACAACAAATATCACTTCCTTTCTGAAGACCTATCACAAAGTTCAACAGAATTGGAAATTTTGACAAGAATTGAACTTCTGGAGTAATCTTAAATGCAAAAGTAGACAATGAAAAAAGAGTAAACAAACCTTTCTACATTCTTGAGCACCTGGAAAGAGATAGCAGCAGAACATCTCTCTCTGGTCAGTGTCATTTTGTAGCGGCGATTGCAGAAGTATACTGCCATGATATGTAGGACTTGAAGAAATCTGAAAACACAATGACACTAATGAGAGAGTTTCACACAACCCAAATCTTTAGAAAAGCTTTATAATATCGCTTTAATGTTCCTACAAGAGATTGCAACATATTTGATAAATAAACTATTGCAACATATTAATCTAGGGCGTACCTTGTAAGTAAACACAATGTCGCTACTTGACCAATTAAGGACATCAGCTTCATAGAACAAGCACAACTTTCCAGCTTCATGCTCTAGCTCCTAAAAAACCAAAATCGTCAACAGTGTCACAGTTGTTTCATCTACCACAAAGTATAAATCAGTAGAATTCATAACAAACTTCACCTTAAGAGGGTGACTGATAGTCTTACACGAAACCTTAGTCCCCGGACCACAATTAACATTTAACTGTATCATTTCTTTCTTAGACATCTTCTTTCCAACTGGAGTCACGTACTCTGGGAAACTATAGGGTATATTCAAGTGAAAATGGCCATCGCGATACAATAACTTCTGAGACCATCTAATTGTTACTGAGATACAGGTTCCACCATCAATCTGAAAAGGTAAATCCATTAGTAAAATGAACAATCATCATAAAATAAGAAAGCAGTAATTCCAATAGTGAAATGAACAATCATCATAAAATAAGAAAGCAgattatatactccctccgttccaatttatgtgacactATTTCCTTATTAGTCCATTTTAAAAAGAGTGACACATTAATTTCTATATTTGGAAACATATAACATTAAACtcattttacctttaatgagaagctttttaTAGCCATGCTTAAGTTATGGCAtgttttaagaccacaagtttcacaaatcttttatttctttcttaaactccgtgtcgagtaaactggaacggagggagtaggaTACAGTTAGAAATTTACCTCTGGTATTGTGACGGTAAAAATACGGGGCTTGAGAAAGCATCCATCTTCAACTTTGGCTAACTTTACAATTTCCCTTTCATCATCTTCAGCGACTAGTTTAGTGCTGTAAGATTTCCTTGGTAACTCAACGTCGACACCTAGAATTGAACCCTGTTAGCCAAATAATACATCACTTGAGGAACAAACAATCAGCAATGTTTCACTTATGTGAAACAAGAGAATGGTAAGGATTCACAAAATAAGAAAGCATTCAACAAACACATCCCAAAATCTACGCGAGCTGAAACAAAGGATTTCTCTATTCAGAGAAGTTCTATATTAACTATATTAAGGCTTAAACAAGAAAAGAATACCAAGCTCATTGCTTTCAAGTTATATATGCTTGCCTTTAACTTCCAAAAGCGTTTGACTTGTTGGCAAATTTGTGCAAAAACTTAACCAAAATCAATCAAACCTATAAAACCCAGTGTTATTAAATTAAAGCCACTTCCATGCATGTTTTGCAAGATTTATTTTTTTGCAGTAACAGTTAAAAGATATTTACACAATCAGGTCATTTCAAGACATTTGCAGCTAACGCTTTATAATTAGCATTAACTGGTAACCTAAATAGTAAGTTATATATCATACCATGTTAAAATACATTAATAATATAACAAGAGTTGTTTCAAGCCTTAAACAGGTAAAAGGACAGCCCATTActctaagctcccgctatgcacaGGTCCGGagaagggtcggaccacaagggtctattgtatcaCTAAAAGGAGCAAATTCTATACTATTGCGCAAATTAGCTACCATTGTTAAGGATTAATGTTAATCATAGGGATTTATCTGTAATTAACTTCTAATTGAGTCGTATCATTGCATAGAACTTTAAACTCTTACAATCAAAGAGACAATTATAAATTTCCATAATTACCTGTTCGCCCATAGGAACAGCAAAACGACAGTCACAGCTACGGCTACTCATAACGCAATGCAAACGCCACGAACCCGTAACGGTAATAACCGCCGTATCAAAATAACAATCAGCCGCAACCGAAACGCCGTTCATCTGAAGCGGAATTAAAGCAGGTGGATCGCACCTGCCATGCACGTGAGGTTGATAACTCGGAATATCGGGGTTATCAACAATGGCAGGATTCTCAATCACAGCATACATCATAGGTGACGTCGGCAAGTACGATTGCGCCGCCTTATCCATTGCCATCATCGGCTTAGGCGGCGCAACGGCACGGTCTTTGCCGAAATATATTCGTTTTGATAGCCTTATTCCGTCTTCTACGCATTTCACAAATTCCTCCTGATCCGCCATGTTATATATAATTCGCGGCTCAATAAAATTGGTCGCTTTTTTTCGAGAAAGAGGTAATAATAAGAATATGGAAAAACTATGGTAAAGATAATGGAGAAGAAGAGGATTGGAAAATGTGATTTCTTCGTCCTCTTCTTCTCTGTGGATCAAGCTAACTTCCCGACGCCGACCGACGTTTATGGTGTGATATTTTGCATATAAACTGTGTCACGGAGGAAGTGTCGGACGCGAACACGTTCTTGCCACGGTTCCAAACTTTGCTACCAATGGCTGccacccatttttcttttttcatcaaaaacaaaaaaagctaTAGTTTCTCACTTAATTTGGTTTGTCACAAATTACAGCTTGTTTGGAAGATTGTTATATATAATTTCATAAAGTATCGTAccgtattgtattgtatcattttaatatatataatgttAGGATAAATTATACCTTTATCGTGATTTTATGATGTCATGCATCAACAAGATGAAGAATAAATTTGTAATATTGTTAAAAATAAAGTATAATATgaggtagaattattatataaaataataaggtaaaggataaaatagagttatttaaTAATAACGAAAGGCAAGATAGAGGAAAAAAATAAGATAATGACGCGATTACACCGAATCGATCGTTTCATAAGGTGACATTTTTTATCGTTACGTAACGATAAATTTAACGatacaatataataaaatttaagtaacaattaaaataaatattatatttaaaataacagtACAACAGGTACGATAATTTCTACTTCACTAAATTATCGTTTGCTCGTCTAAGAATAAACTTTTGGTGTACTAATGAAACAGACTCGTATTTTTGTTTTCCTAATATTTTGATCTTATTACTTATCCTAATCCTATGACACAGTTTTTAATGTTGTTCAATTATAAGCAAAAATTATTGGGTGTGTGTGAACAAAGTCACACATGAAAAGTAAAATGGAAAAATATTCTACTTATAAGGAGTTGTATACTCTTAATGGTGTGAGGCCTTTTGGAAAAAAACGTACGGGCTTGGCTCAAAGCGTacaatatcacaccatattaAAAATATCTTTGTGCTATTTTAGCTCAACAACTGATATTAGAGCCAATGATTTGGCGGGATTATGGAGATGGCGGAGTGTAGCGTGGGGTCCGGGCTTAGTGCCTTTGCCCCCGTCTACGGGGTTTACAATTCTTACCCGTAGCTTTGAAGATGCATACACAACATTTGGGCTTCACTGACAGTAAATACTCAAGTTTATGTGGGTGGCACACAATTAATCACCAAATTAGCCTATGACTGGTGATGGATCATGTGGAACTTAGTCCAAGGGGGAGATTGTTGGGTGTGTGTGAACAAAGTCCCAAATGGAAAGTAGAAAGGAAAAAGATTAATTCTACTTATAAGGAATTGTATACTCTTAATGGTGTGAGGcctttttggtaaaaatcat
This window encodes:
- the LOC107813529 gene encoding uncharacterized protein LOC107813529; the encoded protein is MADQEEFVKCVEDGIRLSKRIYFGKDRAVAPPKPMMAMDKAAQSYLPTSPMMYAVIENPAIVDNPDIPSYQPHVHGRCDPPALIPLQMNGVSVAADCYFDTAVITVTGSWRLHCVMSSRSCDCRFAVPMGEQGSILGVDVELPRKSYSTKLVAEDDEREIVKLAKVEDGCFLKPRIFTVTIPEIDGGTCISVTIRWSQKLLYRDGHFHLNIPYSFPEYVTPVGKKMSKKEMIQLNVNCGPGTKVSCKTISHPLKELEHEAGKLCLFYEADVLNWSSSDIVFTYKISSSPTYHGSILLQSPLQNDTDQREMFCCYLFPGAQECRKVFRKEVIFVVDISGSMKGKPIDDTKQALSVALSKLDPQDLFNIIAFNSEEYLFSSSLEVASKEAIDNATQWIDMNFIAGGGTNILNPLKQAIGMLSKSNAGESMPIIFLITDGAVEDERQICEFMKSHLIQNRTMCPRLYTFGIGLFCNHYFLRTLAMMSRGHYDAALDVESLEIRLERLFSRASSIILANIAFENLDGLEEFEVFPSQIPDLSSEGPIVLSGRYRGVFPEMLKAKGILADMRNFSVELKGIESKDIPLDKIMVKQQVDILTAQAWFTENKDLEQKIAKMSAQHAVVSEYARMALVSTERVRVIKPTTKRKVHSDAEKIEERIVEKAILLHYLGIGFGNLTATIENIPPGAIETEDEAAEIIAKATSNCCGKLCGICCCCGCCIRTCSKMNHQCAIALSQLLGALGCLGCFACCQYCCCGNDK